One genomic segment of Burkholderia pyrrocinia includes these proteins:
- a CDS encoding LacI family DNA-binding transcriptional regulator, with amino-acid sequence MGTTIRDVARAAEVSIGTVSRALKNQPGLSEATRARIVEIARQLGYDPAQLRPRIRRLTFLLHRQHNRFPASPFFSHVLHGVEDACRERGIVPTLLTVGPNDDVLRQMRPHAPDAIAVAGFIEPETIEALAATGRPLVLIDLWAPGLRSVNIDNATGAALAMRHLLATGRSRIAFIGGSAAHYSIAQRAIGYRRAFFEAGRLFDPAYEVTIDAGLDPDTGAARAMQQLLDAPGQRPDAVFAYNDAAALAAQRVCIARGVRIPEDIAIVGFDDIPAAAHASPPLTTLAVDKEALGRRGVELLLAEAPERTEISLPVELIVRASSQPAGSPALDIATATES; translated from the coding sequence ATGGGCACCACCATTCGCGATGTAGCGCGGGCGGCAGAGGTCTCGATCGGCACCGTCTCCCGCGCGCTGAAAAACCAGCCGGGCCTGTCGGAAGCCACGCGTGCGCGCATCGTCGAGATCGCGCGGCAGCTCGGCTACGATCCCGCGCAGTTGCGGCCGCGCATCCGCCGGCTCACCTTCCTGCTGCACCGCCAGCACAACCGCTTTCCCGCCAGCCCGTTCTTCTCGCACGTGCTGCACGGCGTCGAGGACGCGTGCCGCGAGCGCGGCATCGTGCCGACGCTGCTCACGGTCGGCCCGAACGACGACGTGCTGCGCCAGATGCGCCCGCACGCGCCCGACGCGATCGCGGTCGCCGGCTTCATCGAGCCCGAGACGATCGAGGCGCTCGCCGCGACCGGCCGGCCGCTGGTGCTGATCGACCTGTGGGCGCCCGGGCTGCGCTCGGTCAACATCGACAACGCGACCGGCGCGGCGCTCGCGATGCGCCATCTGCTCGCCACCGGCCGTTCGCGCATCGCATTCATCGGCGGCTCGGCCGCGCACTACAGCATCGCGCAGCGCGCGATCGGCTACCGGCGCGCATTCTTCGAGGCCGGCCGGCTGTTCGATCCCGCGTACGAAGTGACGATCGACGCCGGGCTCGACCCCGACACCGGCGCTGCGCGCGCGATGCAGCAACTGCTCGACGCGCCCGGCCAGCGCCCCGACGCCGTCTTCGCGTACAACGACGCCGCCGCACTGGCCGCGCAGCGCGTATGCATCGCACGCGGCGTGCGGATTCCGGAAGACATCGCGATCGTCGGCTTCGACGACATCCCGGCCGCCGCACACGCAAGCCCGCCGCTCACGACGCTCGCGGTCGACAAGGAAGCGCTCGGCCGCCGCGGCGTCGAGCTGCTGCTCGCCGAAGCGCCCGAGCGCACCGAGATTTCCCTGCCCGTCGAGCTGATCGTGCGGGCCAGCAGCCAGCCCGCCGGCTCCCCGGCACTCGATATCGCAACGGCTACCGAATCATGA
- a CDS encoding AGE family epimerase/isomerase: MNMPPVQPCTAAPAAHTQAAPFVASFRDPSFLLSHIEDTLRFYATNAFDPTGGFYHYFRDDGSIYNRTSRHLVSSCRFVFNYAMAYRHFGDPRHLDYARHGLRFLRDAHWDDALQGYDWELDWRDGAKRATLDGTRHCYGLAFVLLAAAHATMAGIDEARALIAATYELAEHRFWDAAAGLYADDATPNWIVSSYRGQNANMHMTEALLAAYEATGHLTYLDRAEKLATHITQRQAALSGGLVWEHYHADWSADWDYNKEDSSNIFRPWGFQPGHQTEWAKLLLILERHRPLDWLVPRAAELFDAALAHAWDADHGGLYYGFGPDFTICDHNKYFWVQAETFAAAAMLGARTGSERFWDWYDEIWRYSWAHFVDHRYGAWYRILTCDNRKYSDEKSPAGKTDYHTMGACYDVLATLARTARSEPTQ; the protein is encoded by the coding sequence ATGAACATGCCCCCGGTCCAACCCTGCACGGCCGCGCCGGCCGCCCACACGCAAGCCGCACCGTTCGTCGCGAGCTTCCGCGATCCGTCGTTCCTGCTGTCGCACATCGAGGACACGCTGCGCTTCTACGCGACGAACGCGTTCGACCCGACGGGCGGCTTCTACCACTACTTCCGCGACGACGGCAGCATCTACAACCGCACGTCGCGCCACCTCGTCAGCAGTTGCCGGTTCGTCTTCAACTACGCGATGGCGTACCGGCATTTCGGCGATCCGCGTCACCTCGACTACGCGCGCCACGGGCTGCGCTTCCTGCGCGACGCGCACTGGGACGACGCACTGCAGGGCTACGACTGGGAACTCGACTGGCGCGACGGCGCGAAGCGCGCGACGCTCGACGGCACGCGCCACTGCTACGGGCTCGCGTTCGTGCTGCTCGCGGCCGCGCACGCGACGATGGCCGGCATCGACGAGGCGCGAGCGCTGATCGCGGCGACCTACGAGCTGGCCGAGCACCGCTTCTGGGATGCGGCCGCGGGCCTCTATGCGGACGACGCGACGCCGAACTGGATCGTGTCGTCGTACCGCGGCCAGAACGCGAACATGCACATGACGGAGGCGCTGCTCGCGGCCTACGAGGCGACCGGCCATCTGACCTACCTCGATCGCGCGGAAAAGCTCGCGACCCACATCACGCAGCGCCAGGCCGCGCTGTCGGGCGGGCTCGTGTGGGAGCACTACCATGCGGACTGGTCGGCCGACTGGGACTACAACAAGGAAGACAGTTCGAACATCTTCCGGCCGTGGGGCTTCCAGCCAGGGCACCAGACCGAATGGGCGAAGCTGCTGCTGATCCTCGAGCGGCACCGCCCGCTCGACTGGCTCGTGCCGCGCGCGGCCGAACTGTTCGACGCGGCGCTCGCGCATGCGTGGGACGCCGATCACGGCGGCCTGTACTACGGCTTCGGCCCCGACTTCACGATCTGCGACCACAACAAGTACTTCTGGGTGCAGGCGGAAACCTTCGCGGCGGCCGCGATGCTCGGCGCGCGCACCGGCAGCGAGCGCTTCTGGGACTGGTACGACGAGATCTGGCGCTACAGCTGGGCGCATTTCGTCGATCACCGCTACGGCGCGTGGTACCGGATCCTCACCTGCGACAACCGCAAGTACAGCGACGAGAAGAGCCCGGCCGGCAAGACCGACTATCACACGATGGGCGCATGCTACGACGTGCTCGCGACCCTCGCGCGCACGGCGCGCAGCGAGCCGACGCAATGA
- a CDS encoding bile acid:sodium symporter family protein — protein sequence MARPRFLPDNFTLALVGTVVLASLLPCRGPAAHAFNWATNIAVGLLFFLHGAKLSREAVVAGATHWRLHAVVLLSTFALFPLLGLALKPVLQPLVTPTLYAGVLFLCTLPSTVQSSIAFTSIAKGNVPAAVCAASASSLLGIFVTPALVGLMITSQSAAAASPWSTVGSIVMQLLVPFIAGQLLRPVIGGWIERNRGVLRFVDQGSILLVVYVAFSEAVNEGLWHQIPARALGGLLIVNLVLLAIALLLTAFVSKRLGFNRADQITIIFCGSKKSLAAGVPMAKVIFSANAVGAIVLPLMLFHQIQLMACAALAQRWGARDMSGERGGQDGAASTPGALSAGKR from the coding sequence ATGGCCCGTCCCCGTTTTCTTCCCGACAACTTCACGCTCGCGCTCGTCGGCACCGTCGTGCTGGCGAGCCTCCTGCCGTGCCGCGGCCCGGCCGCCCATGCGTTCAACTGGGCGACCAATATCGCGGTCGGCCTGCTGTTCTTCCTGCACGGCGCGAAGCTGTCGCGCGAGGCGGTGGTCGCCGGCGCGACCCACTGGCGGCTGCACGCGGTCGTGCTGCTCAGCACGTTCGCGCTGTTCCCGCTGCTCGGCCTCGCGCTGAAACCCGTGCTGCAGCCGCTCGTCACGCCGACGCTTTACGCGGGCGTGCTGTTCCTGTGCACGCTGCCGTCGACGGTCCAGTCGTCGATCGCGTTCACGTCGATCGCGAAGGGCAACGTGCCGGCCGCCGTGTGCGCTGCATCCGCGTCGAGCCTGCTCGGGATCTTCGTCACGCCGGCGCTCGTCGGGCTGATGATCACGTCGCAGTCGGCCGCCGCCGCGTCGCCGTGGAGCACGGTCGGCAGCATCGTGATGCAACTGCTCGTGCCGTTCATCGCCGGCCAGTTGCTGCGGCCCGTGATCGGCGGCTGGATCGAACGCAACCGCGGCGTGCTGCGCTTCGTCGACCAGGGCTCGATCCTGCTCGTCGTCTACGTCGCGTTCAGCGAGGCCGTCAACGAGGGCCTGTGGCACCAGATCCCGGCGCGCGCGCTCGGCGGCCTGCTGATCGTCAACCTGGTGCTGCTTGCGATCGCGCTGCTGCTGACCGCGTTCGTCAGCAAGCGGCTCGGCTTCAACCGGGCCGACCAGATCACGATCATCTTCTGCGGCTCGAAGAAGAGCCTCGCGGCCGGCGTGCCGATGGCGAAGGTGATCTTCTCGGCGAATGCGGTCGGCGCGATCGTGCTGCCACTGATGCTGTTCCACCAGATCCAGTTGATGGCGTGCGCGGCGCTCGCGCAGCGCTGGGGCGCGCGCGACATGAGCGGCGAGCGCGGCGGGCAGGACGGCGCGGCATCGACGCCCGGCGCGCTGAGCGCCGGCAAGCGCTGA
- a CDS encoding class I SAM-dependent methyltransferase translates to MNPKAHEPASLPAPGPDALAQSETLAAQLRDEIAAAGGWLPFDRFMERTLYAPGLGYYSGGARKFGRRADDGSDFVTAPELSPLFAQTLAQPVAQALAASGTRRVMEFGAGTGKLAAGLLAALDALGVELDEYLIVDLSGELRERQRDTIEAAAPALAAKVRWLDALPERFEGVVVGNEVLDAMPVRLFAKADGAWHERGVALDAQHAFVFEDRPAAPASQPPVLAALGADVADGYVTETHEAALAFTRTVCTMLARGAVLLVDYGFPAHEYYHPQRDRGTLMCHYRHHAHDDPFLYPGLQDITAHVEFTGIYDAAVAAGADLLGYTSQARFLLNAGITDVLAAIDPSDIRQFLPAANAVQKLISEAEMGELFKVIAFSRGIDGTLDAFARGDRSHVL, encoded by the coding sequence ATGAACCCGAAAGCTCACGAACCCGCTAGTTTACCTGCTCCCGGCCCTGACGCGCTCGCGCAGTCCGAAACCCTTGCCGCGCAACTGCGCGACGAGATCGCGGCGGCCGGCGGCTGGCTGCCGTTCGACCGCTTCATGGAGCGTACGCTGTACGCGCCGGGCCTCGGCTATTACAGCGGCGGCGCGCGCAAGTTCGGGCGCCGCGCCGACGACGGCAGCGACTTCGTCACCGCGCCCGAGCTGTCGCCGCTGTTTGCGCAAACCCTCGCGCAACCGGTCGCGCAAGCGCTCGCGGCGAGCGGCACGCGCCGCGTGATGGAATTCGGCGCCGGCACGGGCAAGCTCGCGGCCGGGCTGCTCGCGGCGCTCGACGCGCTGGGCGTCGAACTCGACGAATACCTGATCGTCGACCTGTCCGGCGAGCTGCGCGAACGCCAGCGCGACACGATCGAGGCCGCCGCGCCGGCGCTCGCCGCGAAGGTGCGCTGGCTCGACGCGCTGCCCGAGCGGTTCGAGGGCGTCGTGGTCGGCAACGAGGTGCTCGACGCGATGCCGGTGCGGCTGTTCGCGAAGGCGGACGGCGCGTGGCACGAGCGCGGCGTCGCGCTCGACGCGCAGCACGCGTTCGTGTTCGAGGACCGGCCGGCCGCGCCGGCCAGCCAGCCGCCGGTGCTCGCGGCGCTCGGCGCCGATGTCGCCGACGGTTACGTGACCGAGACGCACGAGGCCGCGCTGGCGTTCACGCGCACCGTCTGCACGATGCTCGCGCGCGGCGCGGTGCTGCTGGTCGACTACGGCTTTCCCGCGCACGAGTACTACCATCCGCAGCGCGACCGCGGCACGCTGATGTGCCACTACCGCCACCACGCGCACGACGACCCGTTCCTGTACCCGGGGCTGCAGGACATCACCGCGCACGTCGAATTCACCGGCATCTACGACGCGGCTGTCGCCGCCGGCGCCGACCTGCTCGGCTACACGTCGCAGGCGCGTTTCCTGCTGAACGCGGGCATCACCGACGTGCTGGCCGCGATCGATCCGTCCGACATCCGGCAGTTCCTGCCGGCCGCGAACGCGGTGCAGAAGCTGATCTCCGAAGCCGAGATGGGCGAGCTGTTCAAGGTGATCGCGTTCTCGCGCGGAATCGACGGCACGCTCGACGCGTTCGCGCGCGGCGACCGTTCGCACGTGCTCTGA
- a CDS encoding dihydroneopterin aldolase — MFSALLHPRLADCRRLYLRDYEVHINIGAFEHEKRGEQRVVINVDLFVPLALSTPVDDRLHEVVDYDLMKQSVAQCVARGHIHLQETLCDAIAARLLAHDAVRAVRVCTEKPDAYPDCDAVGVEVFRIKDEERA; from the coding sequence ATGTTTTCCGCTCTCCTGCACCCCCGCCTCGCGGATTGCCGCAGGCTCTACCTGCGCGATTACGAGGTGCACATCAACATCGGTGCCTTCGAACACGAGAAGCGCGGCGAGCAGCGCGTCGTCATCAACGTCGACCTGTTCGTGCCGCTCGCGCTGTCCACCCCTGTCGACGACCGTCTCCATGAAGTCGTCGACTACGACCTGATGAAGCAGAGCGTCGCGCAATGCGTGGCGCGCGGCCACATCCATCTGCAGGAAACGCTGTGCGACGCGATCGCCGCGCGCCTGCTGGCGCACGATGCCGTGCGCGCGGTACGCGTCTGTACCGAGAAACCGGACGCCTATCCGGACTGCGACGCCGTCGGCGTCGAAGTCTTTCGCATCAAGGACGAGGAGCGCGCATGA
- the ttcA gene encoding tRNA 2-thiocytidine(32) synthetase TtcA — MNAPHMNDTAADAATLDAAAPAGRQALTRREQKEAYENNKLFKRIARQVGQAIGDYNMIEHGDKVMVCLSGGKDSYAMLDVLLRLRERAPIDFDIVAVNLDQKQPGFPEHVLPEYLKQVGVPFHIENQDTYSIVKRLVPEGKTTCSLCSRLRRGILYRVAGELGATKIALGHHRDDIVQTLLLNMFYGGKLKGMPPKLQSDDGKNIVIRPLAYVKETDLEKYAELREFPIIPCNLCGSQPNLKRAEMKALIREWDKRFPGRVENMFNALAKVVPSHLMDTTLFPFTSLRATGEADPQGDIAFDEEPCASGDDAAAPGAAKSISIVQFDDL, encoded by the coding sequence ATGAACGCCCCCCACATGAATGACACGGCGGCCGACGCCGCCACCCTCGACGCCGCCGCCCCGGCCGGCCGCCAGGCGCTGACGCGCCGCGAGCAGAAGGAAGCGTACGAGAACAACAAGCTGTTCAAGCGGATCGCGCGCCAGGTCGGCCAGGCGATCGGCGACTACAACATGATCGAGCACGGCGACAAGGTGATGGTCTGCCTGTCCGGCGGCAAGGACAGCTACGCGATGCTCGACGTGCTGCTGCGCCTGCGCGAGCGCGCGCCGATCGACTTCGACATCGTCGCGGTGAACCTCGACCAGAAGCAGCCGGGCTTCCCCGAGCATGTGCTGCCCGAATACCTGAAGCAGGTCGGCGTGCCGTTCCATATCGAGAACCAGGACACCTACAGCATCGTCAAGCGGCTCGTGCCCGAAGGCAAGACGACCTGCTCGCTGTGCTCGCGGCTGCGCCGCGGGATCCTGTACCGCGTGGCCGGCGAGCTCGGCGCGACCAAGATCGCGCTCGGCCACCACCGCGACGACATCGTGCAGACGCTGCTGCTCAACATGTTCTACGGCGGCAAGCTGAAGGGGATGCCGCCGAAGCTGCAGTCGGACGACGGCAAGAACATCGTGATCCGCCCGCTCGCGTACGTGAAGGAAACCGATCTCGAGAAATACGCGGAGCTGCGCGAATTCCCGATCATCCCGTGCAACCTGTGCGGCAGCCAGCCGAACCTGAAGCGCGCGGAAATGAAGGCGCTGATCCGCGAATGGGACAAGCGCTTCCCGGGCCGCGTCGAGAACATGTTCAACGCGCTCGCGAAGGTCGTGCCGTCGCACCTGATGGACACGACGCTGTTCCCGTTCACGTCGCTGCGCGCGACAGGCGAAGCCGATCCGCAGGGCGACATCGCGTTCGACGAGGAACCGTGCGCGTCGGGCGACGACGCAGCGGCGCCGGGCGCCGCCAAATCGATCTCGATCGTCCAGTTCGACGACCTGTAA
- a CDS encoding SDR family oxidoreductase, whose protein sequence is MTVSADTSTLRVVLVAGALGSAADAASIGRALATGFARRGWDVALQRSHGAPRAAADALVAEVAALGRRAAVLDADLALETDAAALVAACGAALGRPACAVFVSASAGADDAHTVDGASLAGALARNVTAPLALARALAEATPDAARENEALRACAIHLLDQALFHPAPAQLSHALMQAALNRATSALALALAPKVRVAALVRGHAAHADDIAAAACYLASAPGVTGATLTVDGGEHLVPPAAGPNE, encoded by the coding sequence ATGACCGTTTCAGCCGATACGTCGACCCTGCGCGTGGTGCTCGTCGCGGGCGCCCTGGGCAGTGCGGCCGATGCCGCGTCGATCGGTCGTGCGCTCGCGACGGGATTCGCGCGCCGCGGCTGGGACGTCGCGCTGCAGCGCAGCCACGGCGCGCCGCGCGCAGCAGCCGACGCGCTCGTCGCCGAAGTCGCGGCGCTCGGCCGCCGTGCGGCCGTGCTCGACGCCGATCTGGCCCTGGAAACCGATGCAGCCGCACTCGTCGCCGCGTGCGGCGCGGCGCTCGGCCGGCCCGCGTGCGCGGTGTTCGTGAGCGCGAGTGCAGGCGCCGACGACGCGCACACGGTGGACGGTGCGTCGCTCGCCGGCGCGCTCGCGCGCAACGTGACGGCGCCGCTCGCGCTGGCCCGCGCGCTCGCCGAGGCGACGCCCGATGCCGCGCGCGAGAACGAAGCGCTGCGCGCGTGCGCGATCCACTTGCTGGACCAGGCGCTGTTTCACCCGGCACCGGCGCAGTTGTCGCACGCGCTGATGCAGGCCGCGCTGAACCGCGCGACGTCGGCGCTGGCGCTGGCGCTCGCGCCGAAGGTGCGGGTCGCGGCGCTGGTGCGCGGCCACGCGGCGCACGCGGACGACATCGCGGCGGCCGCCTGCTATCTCGCGAGCGCGCCCGGCGTCACGGGCGCGACGCTGACCGTCGACGGCGGCGAGCACCTCGTGCCGCCCGCCGCCGGCCCGAATGAATGA
- a CDS encoding DUF2905 domain-containing protein — protein sequence MLRWLMASFVAVMILTRCWPWLGKLGIGRMPGDVTLTLGGRRYPFPFMSTLVLTMLVSMVARLL from the coding sequence ATGCTGCGCTGGCTGATGGCGTCGTTCGTCGCGGTGATGATCCTGACGCGCTGCTGGCCGTGGCTCGGCAAGCTCGGCATCGGGCGGATGCCGGGCGACGTCACGCTGACGCTCGGCGGGCGGCGCTACCCGTTCCCGTTCATGTCGACGCTGGTGCTGACGATGCTGGTATCGATGGTTGCGCGGCTGCTCTGA
- a CDS encoding peptide-binding protein, which yields MTERVKRKIGRWVAGVLGALLMPLALAQPPHGGHGFGGHGFGGGDMRAYGQPAGGGPGGMPVWRRVAPPAGARAGGVSSYGSRWGLRPTPSYGHYAAQSPYRPISADARQVPRPPGGGNVPLRAGSIRADVARYNEERGGRPMPPPRSQEEPAHSPYYSPFYRN from the coding sequence ATGACGGAACGGGTGAAACGGAAGATCGGACGATGGGTGGCAGGCGTGCTCGGCGCGCTGCTGATGCCGCTCGCGCTCGCGCAGCCGCCACACGGTGGTCATGGGTTCGGCGGCCACGGCTTCGGTGGCGGCGACATGCGTGCGTACGGTCAGCCGGCTGGCGGCGGGCCCGGTGGCATGCCCGTCTGGCGCCGCGTTGCGCCCCCCGCCGGTGCACGCGCCGGCGGCGTGAGCAGCTACGGCTCCCGCTGGGGGCTGCGGCCCACACCGTCGTACGGCCATTACGCCGCGCAAAGCCCGTATCGCCCGATCAGCGCCGATGCGCGTCAGGTGCCGCGCCCGCCGGGCGGCGGCAACGTGCCGCTGCGCGCCGGTTCGATCCGCGCCGACGTCGCGCGCTACAACGAGGAGCGCGGCGGCCGTCCGATGCCGCCGCCCCGCTCGCAGGAAGAGCCTGCGCACTCGCCGTATTACTCCCCGTTCTACCGAAACTGA
- a CDS encoding carbohydrate kinase family protein, with the protein MSGGTFPAFVSAGDILTDMVRAGDAQWTSVPGGAGWNVARAVARLGVPSALAGSIGEDCFSDVLWRTSDAAGLDLRFLQRVARPPLLAIVHETRPPAYFFIGEASADLAFDPARLPAGWADHVKWAHFGCISLVREPLAGTLAALAADLHARGVKISFDPNYRNLMTAAYRPTLEKMAGLADLIKVSDEDLRHLFGGDGPDAIAAVRALNPRAAVFVTRGAQAATLYADGDVHEASPPRVEVVDTVGAGDASIGGMLFSLMAAPQRSWREHLAFSLAAGAAACRHTGAHAPTLDEVVALIEG; encoded by the coding sequence ATGAGCGGCGGCACGTTTCCGGCTTTCGTGTCGGCGGGCGACATCCTGACCGACATGGTGCGCGCGGGCGATGCGCAGTGGACGTCGGTGCCGGGCGGCGCCGGCTGGAACGTCGCGCGCGCGGTCGCGCGGCTCGGCGTGCCGAGCGCGCTCGCGGGCTCGATCGGCGAGGACTGCTTCTCCGACGTGTTATGGCGCACGAGCGACGCGGCCGGGCTCGACCTGCGCTTCCTGCAGCGCGTCGCGCGGCCGCCGCTGCTCGCGATCGTCCACGAGACGCGTCCGCCCGCGTACTTCTTCATCGGCGAAGCGAGCGCCGATCTCGCGTTCGATCCCGCGCGGCTGCCGGCCGGCTGGGCCGACCACGTGAAATGGGCGCATTTCGGCTGCATCAGCCTCGTGCGCGAGCCGCTCGCGGGCACGCTGGCCGCGCTCGCGGCCGACCTGCACGCGCGCGGCGTGAAGATCAGCTTCGATCCGAACTACCGGAACCTGATGACGGCCGCGTACCGGCCGACGCTGGAGAAGATGGCCGGCCTCGCCGACCTGATCAAGGTATCCGACGAGGACCTGCGGCACCTGTTCGGCGGCGACGGGCCCGACGCGATCGCGGCGGTGCGCGCGCTGAACCCGCGCGCGGCCGTGTTCGTCACGCGCGGCGCGCAGGCGGCGACGCTCTACGCGGACGGCGACGTGCACGAGGCCAGCCCGCCGCGCGTCGAAGTGGTCGATACCGTCGGCGCGGGCGACGCGTCGATCGGCGGCATGCTGTTCAGCCTGATGGCCGCGCCGCAGCGCTCGTGGCGCGAGCATCTGGCGTTCTCGCTGGCGGCGGGCGCCGCCGCGTGCCGGCACACGGGCGCACACGCGCCGACGCTCGACGAAGTGGTTGCGCTGATCGAAGGCTGA
- a CDS encoding EAL domain-containing protein has protein sequence MPALHSDSAAVSTARLIADRALAAVFQPIVDLGSGTVVGYEGLIRGPHGTDLEPPAALFAQAAREGATIALEQAAALTCLDAFAALGCDGKLFLNFSAGTILRLASERERARQFLGRAQVGAERIVIELTEQNAIPDVAQIGPAVASLRDAGIQFALDDYGTANASMNLWLRLHPDVVKIDRFFIHDISRDPLKFEAVRAMQHFAQASGAQLIAEGIENECDLIVVRDMGICCVQGFLLGRPNAQPSRIVAPAARDAIRAPHIAVFPGATRTVRPAGTIAAKMLVPAPALPRDATSNDVLDLFNRMPDLHAVALVERGRPVALVNRRGFIDRFALPYHREVFGKKPCLQFANDVPLMIDNATTVEQLATLLASHDQRYLADGFVITEHGRYVGLGTGESLVRAVTEMRIEAARYANPLTFLPGNIPISAHIDRLLQRDAGFHACYVDLNQFKPFNDQYGYWQGDEVLKFAATVLAGVCDPQRDFLGHVGGDDFLVLFQRDDWHVRAADAIARFNDGAQRFYTQADRQAGGLRGEDRHGNPAFFGFVTMAIGAVGVPAGAHGAERYGSDEIASVAALAKRRAKQRPGGLAVVDLDAGRAALRNRGEPPAAAVAAG, from the coding sequence ATGCCCGCGCTCCACTCCGACTCCGCTGCCGTCAGCACCGCGCGCCTGATCGCGGATCGCGCGCTCGCCGCCGTTTTCCAGCCGATCGTCGATCTCGGGTCGGGGACGGTCGTCGGCTACGAAGGCCTGATACGCGGCCCGCACGGCACCGACCTCGAGCCGCCCGCCGCGCTGTTCGCGCAGGCCGCGCGCGAAGGCGCAACCATCGCGCTCGAACAGGCCGCCGCGCTCACCTGCCTCGACGCGTTCGCGGCGCTCGGCTGCGACGGCAAGCTGTTCCTCAATTTCAGCGCCGGCACGATCCTGCGGCTCGCCAGCGAACGCGAGCGCGCGCGCCAGTTCCTCGGCCGTGCGCAGGTCGGCGCCGAGCGCATCGTGATCGAGCTGACCGAGCAGAACGCGATACCGGATGTCGCGCAGATCGGGCCGGCGGTCGCGTCGCTGCGCGACGCCGGAATCCAGTTCGCGCTCGACGACTACGGCACCGCGAACGCGAGCATGAACCTGTGGCTGCGCCTGCATCCGGACGTCGTGAAGATCGACCGCTTCTTCATCCACGACATCTCGCGCGACCCGCTCAAGTTCGAGGCCGTGAGGGCGATGCAGCACTTCGCGCAGGCGAGCGGCGCGCAACTGATCGCGGAAGGCATCGAGAACGAGTGCGACCTGATCGTCGTGCGCGACATGGGCATCTGCTGCGTGCAGGGCTTCCTGCTCGGCCGGCCGAACGCGCAGCCGTCGCGGATCGTCGCGCCGGCCGCGCGCGATGCGATCCGCGCGCCGCACATCGCGGTGTTTCCCGGCGCGACGCGCACCGTGCGGCCGGCCGGCACGATCGCCGCGAAGATGCTCGTCCCCGCGCCGGCGCTGCCGCGCGACGCGACCAGCAACGACGTGCTCGACCTGTTCAACCGGATGCCCGACCTGCACGCGGTCGCGCTCGTCGAACGCGGGCGGCCGGTCGCGCTCGTGAATCGCCGCGGCTTCATCGACCGCTTCGCGCTGCCGTATCACCGCGAGGTGTTCGGGAAGAAGCCGTGCCTGCAGTTCGCGAACGACGTGCCGCTGATGATCGACAACGCGACGACGGTCGAGCAGCTCGCGACGCTGCTCGCGAGCCACGACCAGCGCTATCTCGCGGACGGCTTCGTGATCACCGAACACGGCCGCTACGTCGGGCTCGGCACCGGCGAGAGCCTCGTGCGCGCGGTGACCGAGATGCGCATCGAAGCCGCGCGCTACGCGAACCCGCTGACGTTCCTGCCCGGCAACATCCCGATCAGCGCGCATATCGACCGCCTGCTCCAGCGCGATGCCGGTTTCCATGCGTGCTACGTCGACCTGAACCAGTTCAAGCCGTTCAACGACCAGTACGGCTACTGGCAGGGCGACGAGGTGCTGAAGTTCGCCGCGACGGTGCTGGCCGGCGTGTGCGACCCGCAGCGCGACTTTCTCGGGCACGTCGGCGGCGACGACTTCCTCGTGCTGTTCCAGCGCGACGACTGGCACGTGCGCGCGGCCGACGCGATCGCGCGCTTCAACGACGGCGCGCAGCGCTTCTACACGCAGGCCGACCGGCAGGCGGGCGGGCTGCGCGGCGAGGACCGCCACGGCAACCCGGCGTTCTTCGGCTTCGTGACGATGGCGATCGGCGCGGTCGGCGTGCCGGCCGGCGCGCATGGCGCGGAGCGCTACGGCAGCGACGAGATCGCGTCGGTCGCGGCGCTCGCGAAGCGGCGCGCGAAACAGCGGCCGGGCGGGCTCGCGGTCGTCGATCTCGACGCGGGCCGCGCCGCGCTGCGCAATCGCGGCGAACCGCCGGCCGCGGCGGTGGCGGCTGGCTGA